A window of Tripterygium wilfordii isolate XIE 37 chromosome 7, ASM1340144v1, whole genome shotgun sequence contains these coding sequences:
- the LOC120002646 gene encoding uncharacterized protein LOC120002646, with protein sequence MDSLFVVITLSLLLLFANNVNARKDLREHSRGVINDQPMPEAIQGLILGCNTASSSISDSKTNCDTNGDLESKKKKLFVMDIEPGNYAISYRDDANLKEEDKSLRKDINANEDLESKKKKLFVMDIEPGNYAISYRDDANPKEEDKSLGKNIDTNEDLESKNKKLFVMDIEPRNYAISYRDDANPKEEDKSLGKNIDANEDLESKKKKLFVMDIEPRNCAISYRDDTNPKEEDKSLGKNIDANEDLESKKKKLFVMDIEPGNYAISYSDDANLKEEDKSLGKDINANEDLESKKKKVFVMDIEPGNYAISYRDDAN encoded by the coding sequence TTTGCTAAcaatgtcaatgcaagaaaAGATTTGAGGGAACACAGCAGAGGTGTGATTAATGATCAGCCTATGCCAGAAGCAATCCAAGGCCTTATTCTCGGCTGCAATACGGCCTCGTCGTCGATCTCCGATTCAAAAACCAACTGTGATACAAATGGAGATCttgaaagcaagaagaagaaattatttgTCATGGACATTGAACCAGGAAATTATGCGATATCTTACCGTGATGATGCAAATCTTAAGGAAGAAGATAAATCATTGCGAAAAGACATTAACGCCAATGAAGATCttgaaagcaagaagaagaaattatttgTCATGGACATTGAACCAGGAAATTATGCAATATCTTACCGCGATGATGCAAATCCTAAGGAAGAAGATAAATCATTGGGCAAGAACATTGATACAAATGAAGATCTTGAAagcaagaataagaaattatttgTCATGGACATTGAACCAAGAAATTATGCAATATCTTACCGCGATGATGCAAATCCTAAGGAAGAAGATAAATCACTGGGCAAGAACATTGATGCAAATGAAGATCttgaaagcaagaagaagaaattatttgTCATGGACATTGAACCAAGAAATTGTGCAATATCTTACCGCGATGATACAAATCCTAAGGAAGAAGATAAATCACTGGGCAAGAATATTGATGCAAATGAAGATCTTgaaagcaagaagaaaaaattatttgtcATGGACATTGAACCAGGAAATTATGCAATATCTTATAGCGATGATGCAAATCTTAAGGAAGAAGATAAATCACTGGGCAAGGACATTAATGCAAATGAAGATCTTgaaagcaagaagaaaaaagtatTTGTCATGGACATTGAACCAGGAAATTATGCAATATCTTACCGTGATGATGCAAATTAA